A region from the Desulfosoma sp. genome encodes:
- a CDS encoding ABC transporter ATP-binding protein: protein MNERAQGLQIHAVGISKVFNNGPHRVELFRDVDLTVSRGEMVAVVGASGVGKSTLLHILGTLDRPTAGKVLFGGNDVFLWPEDQLAAFRNRHIGFVFQFHYLLPEFTALENVMMPGLIAGLSRKNLRERAEDLLDKLQLSHRRFHKPAELSGGEQQRVAIARALVLGPSLLLADEPTGNLDTKTARRFHDLLVALNQDLGITMVVVTHNQELAAIMHRTLQLSDGQLRPLETFH from the coding sequence ATGAATGAGCGAGCGCAGGGTTTGCAGATTCACGCTGTGGGCATTTCCAAGGTTTTCAACAATGGCCCGCACCGAGTGGAGCTTTTTCGGGATGTGGACCTGACCGTTTCTCGAGGGGAAATGGTAGCGGTGGTTGGAGCTTCCGGAGTGGGCAAATCCACGCTGTTGCACATTCTTGGAACTCTGGATCGACCAACGGCCGGTAAGGTTCTTTTCGGGGGAAACGATGTGTTCCTTTGGCCGGAAGACCAATTGGCCGCCTTCCGCAATCGACATATCGGCTTCGTGTTTCAATTCCATTACCTGCTACCGGAATTCACAGCTCTGGAAAACGTGATGATGCCTGGACTGATTGCCGGCCTTTCCAGAAAGAATCTTCGAGAACGCGCGGAAGATCTTCTGGACAAGCTCCAGCTGAGCCATCGGCGTTTTCACAAACCTGCGGAACTTTCTGGAGGAGAACAACAAAGAGTAGCCATTGCCCGGGCCTTGGTCTTGGGACCGTCCCTTCTCCTTGCGGATGAGCCCACCGGAAATCTGGACACAAAAACGGCTCGGCGTTTCCATGATCTATTGGTGGCCTTGAACCAGGACTTGGGTATTACCATGGTCGTGGTCACTCACAACCAGGAACTGGCCGCCATTATGCATCGCACTTTGCAGCTTTCGGACGGGCAGCTTCGGCCGCTGGAAACTTTTCATTGA